A part of Deinococcus aerolatus genomic DNA contains:
- a CDS encoding HAD family hydrolase — protein sequence MDSSVAAARHVAFDWGGVFTVGTFDGRSTQNVAERSGVPVERVRDSYFRHVRQLEVGAWTLEHFWAVMAEETGAALSYADFEALYLGSIADHAPMYATLAALPAGVRVGLLSNNYPVVSAHLRRDPRFARFDALVFSNELGHKKPAPESFAALEAAMELPAAQTAFVDDVQENIDAANAAGFHGILYHHEAHARFERELAAWLGLDALNG from the coding sequence ATGGATTCTTCTGTTGCGGCGGCCCGGCATGTTGCCTTTGACTGGGGCGGCGTCTTTACCGTCGGCACTTTCGATGGGCGTAGCACCCAGAATGTGGCTGAGCGTAGCGGCGTGCCGGTGGAGCGCGTGCGCGACAGTTATTTCCGCCACGTACGGCAACTGGAGGTGGGGGCCTGGACCCTGGAGCATTTCTGGGCCGTGATGGCAGAGGAAACCGGGGCCGCGCTGTCCTACGCCGACTTCGAGGCGCTGTACCTGGGCAGCATCGCCGATCACGCGCCGATGTACGCCACGCTGGCCGCCCTGCCCGCCGGGGTGCGCGTGGGTCTGCTGAGCAACAACTACCCGGTGGTCAGCGCCCACCTGCGCCGGGACCCGCGTTTTGCCCGCTTCGACGCCCTGGTGTTCAGCAACGAACTGGGCCACAAGAAGCCCGCGCCCGAATCTTTCGCGGCGCTGGAGGCGGCGATGGAGCTTCCGGCCGCCCAGACCGCCTTTGTGGACGACGTGCAGGAGAACATCGATGCCGCCAACGCGGCTGGCTTCCACGGCATCCTGTACCACCACGAGGCCCATGCGCGGTTCGAGCGGGAACTGGCCGCGTGGCTGGGCCTGGATGCTCTGAACGGCTGA
- the aceA gene encoding isocitrate lyase yields MTQSQQTHSPRTPAEILEKTWQTEERWKGIRRNYGAEDVVKLRGSLPIEFTLARHGANKLWKLMKDEPFVNALGALTGNQAMQQVKAGLKAIYLSGWQVAGDANNAGQMYPDQSLYPASSVPDVVKRINNTLRRADQIQTSEGRDDIDYFAPIVADAEAGFGGPLNAFELMKAMIEAGAAGVHFEDQLASEKKCGHLGGKVLVPTSQFIRTLNAARLAADVSGVPTVLIARTDADAANLLTSDIDDNDKPFCTGERTPEGFYFVKPGIEQAISRALAYAPYADVIWCETSVPNLDDARRFAEAIHAEFPGKLLAYNCSPSFNWKKNLDDETIAKFQVELGRMGYKFQFITLAGFHSLNHAMFELAHGYARNQMVSFVELQEKEFAAQERGFTAVKHQREVGTGYFDAVSNAAAGGVSSTNALAGSTEAQQFGQRELAGAHD; encoded by the coding sequence ATGACCCAGTCCCAGCAGACCCACAGCCCGCGCACGCCCGCCGAGATTCTGGAGAAGACCTGGCAGACCGAGGAACGCTGGAAGGGCATCAGGCGCAATTACGGCGCAGAGGACGTGGTCAAGCTGCGCGGCAGCCTGCCCATTGAGTTCACCCTGGCCCGTCACGGCGCGAACAAGCTGTGGAAACTGATGAAGGACGAGCCGTTCGTGAACGCGCTGGGCGCGCTGACCGGCAATCAGGCCATGCAGCAGGTCAAGGCGGGCCTCAAGGCCATCTACCTGAGCGGCTGGCAGGTGGCCGGGGACGCCAACAACGCCGGGCAGATGTACCCGGACCAGAGCCTGTACCCCGCCTCCTCCGTGCCAGACGTCGTGAAGCGCATCAACAACACCCTGCGCCGCGCCGATCAGATCCAGACCAGCGAGGGCCGGGATGACATCGACTACTTTGCGCCCATCGTCGCCGACGCTGAGGCGGGGTTCGGCGGTCCGCTGAACGCCTTTGAGCTGATGAAGGCCATGATTGAGGCGGGGGCGGCCGGCGTTCATTTCGAGGACCAGCTGGCCTCTGAGAAGAAGTGCGGTCACCTGGGCGGCAAGGTGCTGGTGCCCACCAGCCAGTTCATCCGTACGCTGAACGCCGCACGTCTGGCCGCCGACGTCAGCGGAGTGCCCACCGTCCTGATCGCCCGCACCGACGCTGACGCCGCCAACCTGCTGACCAGCGATATCGACGACAACGATAAACCCTTCTGCACCGGCGAGCGCACCCCCGAGGGCTTCTACTTCGTCAAACCTGGTATCGAGCAGGCCATCTCCCGCGCCCTGGCCTACGCCCCCTACGCCGACGTGATCTGGTGCGAGACCAGCGTGCCTAATCTGGATGATGCCCGCCGGTTCGCAGAGGCCATTCATGCCGAGTTCCCCGGCAAGCTGCTGGCGTACAACTGCTCGCCCAGCTTCAACTGGAAGAAGAATCTGGATGACGAGACGATTGCCAAGTTCCAGGTGGAACTGGGACGCATGGGCTACAAGTTCCAGTTCATCACGCTGGCCGGGTTCCACAGCCTGAACCACGCGATGTTCGAGCTGGCGCACGGCTACGCCCGCAACCAGATGGTCAGCTTCGTGGAATTGCAGGAAAAGGAGTTTGCGGCCCAGGAACGCGGCTTCACGGCGGTCAAGCACCAGCGCGAGGTGGGCACCGGCTACTTCGACGCCGTGTCCAACGCCGCCGCCGGGGGAGTGAGCAGCACCAATGCCCTGGCCGGCAGCACCGAGGCCCAGCAGTTCGGACAGCGCGAACTGGCAGGCGCACACGACTGA
- a CDS encoding mismatch-specific DNA-glycosylase, translating into MPSTHTPAAEGHLVPDVLQPGLALVLVGTAPSRISAAKRAYYANPVNKFWRTLHEAGLTPRQLSPQEYPQVLAYGIGLTDVAKRHSGVDAALPGEAWRPDELRDKIRTYRPQIIAFTSKRGASETLGKPTGRLPYGPQPDTLEGAEVWVLPSTSPLGHTHFQLGPWQALAARVAEVREKLSEP; encoded by the coding sequence ATGCCCAGCACCCACACGCCCGCAGCTGAGGGCCATCTGGTGCCTGATGTGCTGCAACCGGGTCTGGCGCTGGTTCTCGTGGGCACCGCGCCCAGCCGTATCAGCGCGGCGAAGCGGGCGTATTACGCTAATCCGGTCAACAAGTTCTGGCGCACGCTGCACGAGGCCGGGCTGACCCCCCGGCAACTGTCGCCGCAGGAGTACCCACAGGTGCTAGCGTACGGCATCGGCCTGACGGACGTGGCGAAACGGCACAGCGGCGTGGACGCGGCCCTGCCGGGCGAGGCGTGGCGGCCCGACGAACTGCGCGACAAGATCAGAACGTACCGCCCGCAGATCATCGCCTTTACCAGCAAGCGCGGCGCGTCCGAGACGCTGGGGAAGCCCACCGGCCGGCTGCCTTACGGGCCACAGCCCGACACGCTGGAGGGCGCGGAGGTCTGGGTGCTGCCCAGCACCAGTCCGCTGGGGCACACCCACTTTCAGCTGGGGCCGTGGCAGGCGCTCGCGGCGCGGGTGGCCGAGGTGCGGGAGAAGCTGAGCGAACCCTGA
- a CDS encoding alpha/beta fold hydrolase — translation MRLPSLLLSAVLAACAPAPQSAGPAPAPVTTPSNAVLSRVPAVRVVRPSVVVPGTPPALNASITVRYGPARPRTILLLMPGFLGGAGSFDRLARQIVALGPGTAVWTVDRRSNLLEPQAEIAAAGPARLAQIVRGGLPPHAKASVSYMRDWGLDVTLRDWRVAVQEARRLTPDVFIGGHSMGGSLTGLYAAYDFGDLSGDSAVASGGRGADDVRGLVMLDGVPGLLSNQPLTPQNYADGTGGVLGPLTGLKGLAEDPYVDAVYFGPTLASRAAAQARLAATQPGALAPSGGLVGYPATNLAAAMVQLEQRYALLPFLTLKTGQATNAIEGNNLIAAVLGGKESYWVAGQQDRGRPVGWQTDPAAPTDPQDFVNRFWNPLGDFSEWYFPNRLSLDLAAVRQGTRGTPFENDLRVWHRASLPALGIAAEDGVTDADAYRRYAALTGARMSVRTLGGAAHLDITAARSAQVARWILDWMGGVKAGK, via the coding sequence ATGCGCCTGCCTTCCCTCCTCCTGTCCGCGGTGCTGGCCGCCTGTGCCCCGGCCCCGCAGAGCGCCGGACCGGCTCCCGCCCCCGTGACCACGCCCAGCAACGCTGTGCTGTCGAGGGTTCCGGCTGTACGCGTGGTGCGGCCCAGCGTGGTGGTGCCCGGCACGCCGCCTGCCCTGAACGCCAGCATCACCGTGCGCTACGGTCCCGCCAGACCCAGGACCATCCTGCTGCTGATGCCGGGTTTCCTGGGCGGTGCCGGCAGTTTTGACCGGCTGGCGCGGCAGATCGTGGCGCTGGGGCCGGGCACGGCGGTCTGGACGGTGGACCGCCGCAGCAACCTGCTGGAACCCCAGGCCGAGATCGCGGCGGCGGGGCCGGCCCGGCTGGCGCAGATTGTCCGCGGCGGCCTGCCGCCCCACGCCAAGGCAAGCGTGTCGTACATGCGCGACTGGGGCCTGGACGTGACCCTGCGCGACTGGCGCGTGGCTGTTCAGGAGGCCCGCCGCCTGACGCCCGACGTGTTCATCGGCGGCCACTCAATGGGCGGCAGCCTGACCGGGCTGTATGCCGCCTACGATTTTGGCGACCTGTCCGGCGACAGCGCAGTGGCCAGCGGGGGACGCGGCGCAGATGACGTGCGCGGCCTGGTGATGCTGGACGGCGTGCCAGGCCTGCTGAGCAACCAGCCGCTCACCCCCCAGAACTACGCGGACGGCACCGGAGGCGTGCTGGGGCCGTTGACCGGCCTGAAGGGGCTGGCCGAAGACCCCTATGTGGACGCGGTGTATTTTGGCCCCACACTCGCCAGCCGCGCGGCCGCCCAGGCCCGGCTGGCCGCCACGCAGCCGGGCGCTCTGGCCCCGTCGGGCGGGCTGGTGGGATACCCGGCCACCAACCTCGCGGCGGCGATGGTGCAGCTTGAGCAGCGGTACGCCCTGCTACCCTTCCTGACCCTGAAAACCGGGCAGGCGACCAACGCGATAGAGGGAAACAACCTGATTGCCGCCGTGCTGGGCGGCAAGGAAAGTTATTGGGTGGCGGGACAGCAGGACCGCGGTCGGCCTGTCGGCTGGCAGACCGATCCCGCTGCCCCCACCGACCCGCAGGACTTTGTGAACCGCTTCTGGAACCCGCTGGGCGATTTCAGCGAGTGGTACTTTCCCAACCGGCTGTCGCTGGACCTCGCCGCCGTGCGTCAGGGCACCCGCGGCACCCCCTTTGAGAATGACCTGCGCGTGTGGCACAGGGCGTCCCTGCCCGCGCTGGGCATCGCGGCCGAGGACGGCGTGACGGATGCCGACGCGTACCGCAGGTACGCCGCGCTCACGGGGGCGCGCATGTCGGTGCGGACCCTGGGGGGGGCGGCACACCTCGACATCACTGCCGCCCGCAGCGCCCAGGTGGCCCGCTGGATCTTGGATTGGATGGGCGGCGTGAAGGCCGGAAAGTAG
- the argJ gene encoding bifunctional glutamate N-acetyltransferase/amino-acid acetyltransferase ArgJ: MSAPSSPPLRLPRGFQTAALAAGIKPSGRTDLSTVTSDTGCVWAFAGTRSTTAAACVTRNRELYAAGGPVRALLVNAGNANAATGTRGARDNADLADALGSVLNVGMDGVLTASTGIIGHPLPMDRVLSGIEHLPEALGDDAASFAGAIMTTDLRPKTAWADLPGGARIVGVAKGSGMIHPDMATMFAFVFTDAALDSAGLRAAFSAVVARTFNAVTVDGDTSTNDMAVVLANGQAGEVALQDFLPALETVMRDLARQIARDGEGATRLLTVKVTGALTEAEALTAARTCCVSPLLKSAVHGNDPNWGRVIMAVGRSGAAVNIEGMTVAVQGNPVFAGRPLPYDDAAVSASMKAEEVVFELDLGVGGASGEAWGCDLSAEYVSINADYTT; encoded by the coding sequence ATGAGCGCACCCTCCTCCCCTCCCCTCCGCCTCCCCAGGGGCTTTCAGACCGCCGCGCTGGCCGCCGGTATCAAGCCCAGCGGCCGGACTGACCTCAGCACCGTGACCTCCGACACCGGGTGCGTGTGGGCCTTTGCAGGCACGCGCAGCACCACCGCCGCCGCCTGCGTGACGCGCAACCGCGAGCTGTATGCGGCAGGCGGCCCGGTGCGGGCGCTGCTGGTCAACGCCGGGAATGCCAACGCCGCCACCGGAACGCGCGGCGCCCGCGACAACGCGGACCTGGCCGACGCGCTGGGCAGCGTGCTGAATGTCGGCATGGACGGCGTGCTGACCGCCAGCACCGGCATCATCGGCCACCCGCTGCCGATGGACCGCGTGCTGAGCGGCATCGAGCACCTGCCCGAGGCTCTGGGCGACGACGCGGCCAGTTTCGCGGGCGCGATCATGACCACTGACCTGCGGCCCAAGACCGCCTGGGCAGACCTGCCCGGCGGGGCGCGCATCGTGGGCGTCGCCAAGGGCAGCGGCATGATCCACCCGGACATGGCGACCATGTTCGCCTTCGTCTTTACCGACGCGGCGCTGGATTCAGCGGGCCTGCGCGCGGCCTTCTCCGCTGTGGTGGCCCGCACCTTCAATGCCGTGACGGTGGACGGCGACACCAGCACCAACGACATGGCCGTGGTGCTGGCCAACGGGCAGGCCGGTGAAGTGGCCCTGCAGGACTTTCTGCCCGCGCTCGAAACCGTGATGCGTGACCTGGCCCGCCAGATCGCCCGCGACGGCGAGGGGGCCACCCGCCTGCTGACCGTGAAGGTGACCGGCGCGCTGACCGAGGCCGAGGCGCTGACCGCCGCCCGCACCTGCTGCGTCAGCCCGCTGCTGAAGAGCGCCGTGCACGGCAATGATCCCAACTGGGGCCGCGTGATCATGGCGGTGGGCCGCAGCGGCGCGGCCGTGAACATCGAGGGCATGACTGTGGCGGTGCAGGGCAACCCGGTGTTTGCGGGCCGGCCCCTGCCCTACGACGACGCGGCGGTCAGCGCAAGCATGAAGGCTGAGGAGGTCGTTTTCGAGCTCGATCTGGGCGTGGGCGGCGCGTCCGGCGAGGCCTGGGGCTGTGATCTGAGCGCCGAGTACGTGAGCATCAACGCGGATTACACGACCTGA
- a CDS encoding DUF475 domain-containing protein produces MIQREFGFAFGVTIIALILTFWYGFNTGGLAVALNFLVIAVVLGIMEVSLSFDNAVVNASVLKNMTEKWQRRFLIWGILIAVVGMRLVFPIAIVAITAGLGFGEVANLALNDSVRYGEYLEEAEVVISAFGGTFLLMVALNYLMNPEKDEHWLAGFERRLAGLGKLDTIQAIIAGVVLLAVTHFFVVPEEQFAALVAGMVGLLIYLAMNAIGGLFDPNDMAAKAGAAGFTAFMYLEVLDASFSLDGVIGAFAVTKEIVIISAGLAIGAVFVRSLTLFLVHQGTLAQYRFLEHGAHYGILALAVIMLASTNRNVHIPELVTGLIGVAFIAASIWSSVRANRRELSEGKSQPN; encoded by the coding sequence GTGATTCAAAGAGAGTTTGGCTTCGCCTTCGGGGTTACCATTATTGCCCTGATTCTGACGTTCTGGTACGGCTTCAACACCGGCGGGCTGGCCGTGGCGCTGAATTTCCTGGTGATCGCTGTGGTGCTGGGCATCATGGAAGTGTCGCTGAGCTTCGACAACGCCGTGGTGAACGCCTCGGTGCTGAAGAACATGACCGAGAAGTGGCAGCGCCGCTTCCTGATCTGGGGCATCCTGATTGCCGTGGTGGGTATGCGGCTGGTCTTCCCCATCGCCATTGTCGCCATCACGGCGGGCCTGGGCTTCGGCGAGGTGGCCAACCTGGCCCTGAACGACTCGGTCCGTTACGGCGAATATCTGGAAGAGGCCGAGGTCGTGATCAGCGCCTTCGGCGGGACCTTCCTGCTGATGGTGGCCCTGAACTACCTGATGAATCCTGAGAAGGACGAGCACTGGCTGGCGGGCTTCGAGCGCCGTCTGGCCGGACTGGGCAAGCTGGACACCATCCAGGCCATCATTGCCGGCGTGGTGCTGCTGGCCGTCACCCACTTCTTCGTGGTGCCTGAAGAGCAGTTCGCGGCGCTGGTGGCGGGCATGGTGGGCCTGCTGATCTACCTGGCAATGAACGCCATCGGCGGTCTGTTCGATCCCAACGACATGGCGGCCAAGGCAGGCGCTGCAGGCTTCACGGCCTTCATGTACCTGGAAGTGCTGGACGCCTCGTTCTCGCTGGACGGCGTGATCGGGGCCTTCGCCGTGACCAAGGAGATCGTGATCATCTCGGCGGGTCTGGCGATCGGCGCGGTGTTCGTGCGCTCGCTGACGCTGTTCCTAGTTCACCAGGGCACGCTGGCGCAGTACCGTTTTCTGGAGCACGGCGCGCACTACGGCATTCTGGCGCTGGCGGTCATCATGCTGGCCAGCACCAACCGCAACGTCCACATTCCCGAACTGGTCACTGGCCTGATCGGGGTGGCGTTCATCGCAGCCTCCATCTGGTCGAGCGTGCGGGCCAACCGGCGCGAACTGTCCGAGGGCAAGTCTCAACCGAACTGA
- a CDS encoding sulfite oxidase-like oxidoreductase, protein MLGKFFKKPADDMGGRVPPGQSLTARFPVLTYGPAQNYNASEVVVRISGLAGEKTFTWADLLALPQTTLTYDIHCVTHWSKLDTEWTGVRVADLMAHIDLDPAATHVMQHSVGGYTTNLSLEDFTRPDNLLAHTFGGEPLTAEHGGPLRLVVPHLYFWKSAKWLTGLEFMAADQPGFWEKNGYHMRGDPFKEQRYDDD, encoded by the coding sequence ATGCTTGGCAAATTCTTCAAGAAACCGGCGGACGACATGGGCGGGCGCGTGCCCCCCGGCCAGAGCCTGACCGCCCGCTTTCCGGTGCTGACCTACGGCCCCGCGCAGAACTACAACGCCTCCGAGGTGGTGGTGCGCATCAGCGGGCTGGCCGGCGAGAAGACCTTTACCTGGGCCGATCTGCTGGCGCTGCCGCAGACCACCCTGACCTACGACATTCACTGCGTGACCCACTGGAGCAAGCTGGACACCGAGTGGACCGGCGTGCGCGTCGCAGACCTGATGGCACACATCGACCTGGACCCGGCGGCCACCCATGTCATGCAGCACAGCGTCGGGGGCTACACCACCAACCTCTCGCTGGAGGATTTCACCCGTCCGGACAACCTGCTGGCACACACCTTTGGCGGCGAACCGCTGACGGCCGAGCACGGTGGTCCGCTGCGTCTGGTGGTGCCACATCTGTATTTCTGGAAAAGCGCCAAGTGGCTGACCGGGCTGGAATTCATGGCTGCCGATCAGCCGGGGTTCTGGGAGAAGAACGGCTACCACATGCGCGGCGACCCGTTCAAGGAACAGCGCTACGACGATGACTGA